GCTTTACAGGTTAATTTTAGTGCACtacaaatcatatttttttgttacttCAAAAAACTTTTAGTTAGAACAAAAAGATCCATAATAACTGTGATTTAGTCTAGCAATCTCACCCCATTGCAGGAAAAGAGTCAAGTAGTAttcttgacttgacttgacatgaaTTTTTCAGAATGCAAGATGCTCTCAACAATCTAAAGTCTAAATGCGCCAAACAGGAGAAGCAGTCAAAAGCAGAGAACCAATCACTGAGCAATGACTATGCCCGCATCAAACAGCAGTACAAAGAcatgcagaagaaagaaaggtgAGTAAACTTACTCACATCATGACCTAGAAACACATTCAGACAGTCCCTGGACATtccttgtgtttgtgtgtgtggacaGGCACTTTGCAGCACTTGATGCTGAGCATTTTGAGAAGCTGTGGTTGATATGTGAGGATGAGGTTAAGGCCCTGGCACACAGGGCACTGGAGACAGACCGTATTATTCACGAGCAGCAGCTGGGTCTGGCTTGGGTGTCTCCTCCGGTCCCCTTTATGGAGCGCTCCGGCCTGATCAAACAGCAGACCGTCAGGATGGCCACACAGGCTGCTGCAGATACCCTGCAAGAGGAAACAAGAGAACATTTAGTGGAGGGATCTGAGGGCCTGGAGAACACTGGAGGTGGAGTTAACAGGAGAACAGTGAAGAGAATTCTGGAGCTGCTATGTGATGAAatggtgagtgtgtgtttgtggctgATTCTTTAGTTAGGGACACTTTTGGCTACTTGAAATCGCATGTACTAGAATACAAGATCTTATCATCGCTtcaaagttggcatgaaactaaagttgcgatagtctttaCTTCCCTATTGTGATATATATCAGAGGGAaacggcttctcaaacaagaaaaagcGTTGGGCGGGACTTGGTCTTGTCCACGGGGAACAAAATcgttggatggttgtggtttggtTGTGAATGGTTGATGtcatatgagtgacaggttgagAAAAGacagttattttgattaaaaattatgagggcatatgaattgaattgaaatttTGATTAGGTCACCCTCATGTTTGAATTCATTCttctatggaacacaaaagaagatattttataatgttcaagtatataattttataatgttttttccATATTGCGAAGGTCAGTGGGGTCCGATATTATTTTAGAgccaatttaattttattataatgaCCAAATGTTTTAGTTCTTAAGAAAAAAGTGCAAAGtagaaaattattaaaaacactaTAAATCTATAGTAGAAGGGACATTCTGGTAAGGAACAGGCCCAAAATAGAGAAATACTTGTCGCTTTAACTTTgtagcttaaaggattagtccacttttaaataaaattttcctgataatttactcacccccatgtcatccaagatgtccatgtctttctttcttcagtcaaaaagaaattaaagtttttctccttatagtggacttcaatgggcaccaaacagttgaaggtcaaaattagtttcactgcagcttcaaattgttcaacacgatcccagatgaaaaataaggttcttatctagtgaagccatcgctcattttctgaaaaaaattgaaaattaaaaaactagctctcttcttctcctctattagaattccagcagtgtagacgctgctaagtgtattactgccctccacaggttaaagtttgaattaattgttatatactattgaactagcatattgcatatacaaattagttcaacctttggcctgtggagggcaataatacacttagcagtgtctacaccgattcaaatagaggagaagagagctagttcaagattaacatttctgtttaaaacatatataattttcaatttttttcagaaaatgagcgatggtttcactagataagtcccttatttctcatctgggattgtgttgaacaatttgaagctgcagtgaaactaattttgaccttcaactgtttggtgcccattgaagtctactataaggagaaaaatcctggaatgttttctccaaaaactttaatttcttttcgactgaagaaagaaagacatggacatcttggatgacatatgggtgagtaaattatctgggaaattttatttaaaagtggactattcctttaaatgttattaaagaGACACCATATATGGTTTAAAGTGATTATAATTTATCCTTTAAAACTACAACATGCATGTTTTTCTTTCCAAAATCCTATCAGGGCCAttgtatgtatgtgttttttaatttataaactaTTGCAATATCTTATTGTTTTTCTCCTTTTATATCAGGGGTTTCTCGTAGAGAGTAAACTTCTAAAGCTGTTGTCTCATCTGGAGAAGAATGAGCAGTCCCTTATAAAGCTAGATGCCATTTTCTCGGTAAGTACAAATAGACCTgtgataaattattttaatttggtTACATAACATAATCTTATTAAacatgctaaaaaaataaattaaaaaaatcacaaaatcaaACATTATGTTTGTGAGCAGAAGGAACATGTCAGCTTAGATTGGAGGACCCTTGAATATTGTCTTGTACAAATGGGGGCCTTGGAGTAAAATTTGTGGAAAACCACTCAATTAGACAAAAAACTTTTAAGTAgatttcttctttcttttatgCACACAGGCAATTGGGATTGAGAGTGAAGTGGATGCGTATAAAATGGCTGAGTTCTTTATGAATTACAGACAAAATGGCGGAGAGCAGAGGGAACAGATGGAGGTAAAAGTGGATCCCATCACCTGAGTTCAGCCTCTCACTGTGCCACTCTGGAAGCAAAACTAAACATGTTCCACGTCTCTTTTGTCTTTTTGATAGGAAGAGGAGACAACCAGTGAGCAGGGATCATCAGTTGAAGAACCCTCTGACCTCATCCATCATAATGACCTACTAGTTGCTCTGAAAGATTTTACTGCCCAATACTGCAGACCATAGTCAGTGCACTTGCATTTCAAACCTAAATGTTTCTGTCATCACACACGTTCCCTAAAATCTACTATATGTTTATTATGTGTCCAGTGACGTTCAGGCCTCGCAGAAGAGCAGTGTTTTGGGGTTGGAAATGAGAGATGACTCAGAGGATGAAGCATACTGGGAAAGCATAGCTAATGTCATGCCAGAGTCTAAACTCAAGCTCTGGAGTGCTCTAGATACAGCTCTCAACAAGTACCAGTAAGTGTACATTTTATAGTCAATCATTATCATATTGCTCTCAAATGAAAACCTTGATTTTGACTTAAACCTGTATTAGTAATGATGATGTTTTATCCTCAGTACTGCACTGACTGAAAGGGCTGAGCTTCTGGTGGAAACACAGAATGTACAACAACAGAATACTGAGCTCAGACAGCTACTGCGTCTTTATACATCCTCTAAGGTGACTGAGTGTTTTACGTGATGTTAAGGTTCAGTTTGACTGTTAGCCTCAAATCATCAAACTTCGATTTCTCCTGATAGGCCAGTGATGAGACGGAGATCCAGACCACCAGAGTGAGGCAGTTCCCCATGTGATCTACctgagaaaaataaaataattttgctaTTTGCAACTATATGATGGAAAATATGCATTTCAGCACTACAATTGAAATGCCCAAGCTCAAGTTATCTAGAAGAAATAAACCATTTTCAACACAAGAatctgaaaatatttattttattgactcttccatccagatagggGTATTCCCTGGTTTTActgctatttttatttcttttgcaTTCCATTATGTATTTGTTTCCTCTTTATGTAaatcactttgaattaccagtgtatgaaatgtgctatagcctataaataaaattgccttgccttgcaaTTTTTCAAACATTAATTGCTAAGCCTGTAAGTAGTGCGTGGATTGCAAATGTAATGGGACTTTGGCAATTTTAGTGACACAATTTACTTTGCTGCAGTTACCACTTTTCAACGCTAGATGGGGATATTTCAGAATAAAAGGTAGAAACGCTGTATGCGTGTaatccatagactgtaaaacaTTCTGGGTGAATTTGGACAGAAGGACCCAATTTACCCAGAATATTGGATTACACGCATACAGCGTTTTTTCTACCTTTTATTCTGGCAATCAGATATGTAAATATTCATAGGTCTGTGTACACGTCATagaataaatttatttttttaagattaatctttttttttttcttactggGATTCCAGTGGAGTAAGATggccttttttaaaataattttatattttgtttttaaagcgtTTTTTAAAACGTGGACTTCAAAAGACGCGAGTGCGAGCGCAACGGTCTAGCGCTGTCGAACCGTTGAAAAGCAGCGGACTGGCACGAGAAAACACGTTCTGTGAAGCTTTTTAAGACTTTACAGATAGTAAGTAAGTTTTATCAAAACTGTCTTTATAtttgccttaaagggttagttcactcaaaaaatgaaaattctgtaatttattgctttaccctcatgtcgtttcacacacccgtaagaccttcgttaatctttggaacacaaatgaagatattttagttgaaatccaatggctccgtgaggcctccatggggagcaatgtcatttcctctgtcaagatccataaagatactaaaaacatatttaaatgagttcatgtgagtacagtggctcaatattaatattataaagcgacgagaatacttttggtgcggcaaaaaacaaaacaaaataacgacttatttattgatggccgatttcaaaacactgcataaatgaatcagtcataaatgacagaattttcatttttgggcgaactaaccttttaacatTTTTCCGTCCTCCAAACTAAAATCCCAATGTCGTTTTATATTTGCTATGGCTGTTGTGTAAACAAGTAAACACACAGTAGGCTAATACCACAGTAGCCTAGCATACTATCAAACAAGATTTTATCGGAAAATATGCCTTCAGGacaaaagtattgttcattaatGTCAGGTTGAGTAAGATGTCACATGgttttgaaatagaaattttcGTCTtacgaaaataaattaaattggtCAACGGTTTAAATTTTACTGAAAAGCATTTAATAACAAATTACATTGTAACAACTATTTTTTACTAACTGGCATGTTGCTGTTCATAACCTATACTTCTGTCATTTCTGCATTATCAGTTGACATGTGGAAGTTCCCAAGGACTCGTTACGCGGACTGTAACGGCTCAGAGGCGAGCGAGGAGACGGAGATTGCTGTAAACATCGGCGGTGTCAAGCGCATTCTCTACGGGGACGTCCTGAACCGATATCCCGAGACGCGTTTGGCGGAGCTGGTGAACCGCTCCACGAATGCCACACAAGAAGATCTCTCTGCGCTCTGCGATGACTACGACGAATTAAAGCGAGAGTTTTATTTCGATAGAGACCCAGAGGCTTTTAAATGCATCCTAGAGTTGTACTACTACGGAGAGATTCGCATTAAGCGAGGAATCTGTCCCATTCGCTTCAAGAGAGAGATGGACTATTGGGGGATCGACAAGGAACATCTCAATAAACGGTGTAAAAGCAATTTGAATCAAATGGAAACCAAGCTGGCGAAAATAGTTGAAAGGGCCAAGGGCATCCTGGACGCCCTGAAGGAGGACGTGACGGTGACTAGACTCCAGAAGTGCCAAGCGTTCCTGCGGAAACTCATGGAGAAACCAGAGTCATCTTTAGCCGCGCGCGTAATCTCAGTTTTGTCGATCGCGTTCATCCTGCTCTCCTCTGTGGTCATGTGTGTGAGCACCATCCCGGAGCTCCAAGTGCAAGATGCCGCGGGTAACCTGGTGGAAAACCCGATCATTGATTGCATCGAGACGACTTGCATCATCTGGTTCACCGTGAAATATATTTTGCGCTTCTTTTGCTCTTCGAACAAATTGCGCTTTCTGATTTCCTTCTTGAATATAATAGACTTTTTAACCATCATGCCTTTTTACATAGTGTTGCTTCTGGGTACTGCCACGATGG
This genomic window from Chanodichthys erythropterus isolate Z2021 chromosome 4, ASM2448905v1, whole genome shotgun sequence contains:
- the drc1 gene encoding dynein regulatory complex protein 1 — translated: MHQTELFAEDEADGPGPSVESTNQEERITARRLRIVARNEAKTRQQPGEDSQGKDDIKEETRTSQKEVEQSERHMAKLQSDGLELVTNVQVAADARESDRRTEQEEACRLRREKLENEAKSSQEKFEEITRKWTDAKMKQTPLDLRDALNSQQQLCEQIIADKNKLISELQQELKASDDRYVKDLKRQANDIDLLAERMEEQVSSLKKSYRENLQLIENSFDEERRTLLTKYRKKWENQMKERSEKELRNMMKGLSLLEEYEDLLQKLRVQTAEEYNMDKIRLDTEVQNLRKKVQELKFNCYLNEDKLHYKYELLKKREEENTILKSLLKRKIIRMQDALNNLKSKCAKQEKQSKAENQSLSNDYARIKQQYKDMQKKERHFAALDAEHFEKLWLICEDEVKALAHRALETDRIIHEQQLGLAWVSPPVPFMERSGLIKQQTVRMATQAAADTLQEETREHLVEGSEGLENTGGGVNRRTVKRILELLCDEMGFLVESKLLKLLSHLEKNEQSLIKLDAIFSAIGIESEVDAYKMAEFFMNYRQNGGEQREQMEEEETTSEQGSSVEEPSDLIHHNDLLVALKDFTAQYCRPYDVQASQKSSVLGLEMRDDSEDEAYWESIANVMPESKLKLWSALDTALNKYHTALTERAELLVETQNVQQQNTELRQLLRLYTSSKASDETEIQTTRVRQFPM
- the LOC137018450 gene encoding potassium voltage-gated channel subfamily F member 1-like is translated as MWKFPRTRYADCNGSEASEETEIAVNIGGVKRILYGDVLNRYPETRLAELVNRSTNATQEDLSALCDDYDELKREFYFDRDPEAFKCILELYYYGEIRIKRGICPIRFKREMDYWGIDKEHLNKRCKSNLNQMETKLAKIVERAKGILDALKEDVTVTRLQKCQAFLRKLMEKPESSLAARVISVLSIAFILLSSVVMCVSTIPELQVQDAAGNLVENPIIDCIETTCIIWFTVKYILRFFCSSNKLRFLISFLNIIDFLTIMPFYIVLLLGTATMGLGSVQQAVQSLRVMRISLRVMRLARVFKLARHSSGLQTLALAFKFSLKELGLIFVYMSVGIFLFSALGYTTEQSQPETLFTSIPQSFWWAISSMSTVGYGDIYPHTTLGKCNAAVSFMCGILAIILPLNLIINIFVTIYNKQYELEITAKHEIELMALHAEDEAQECQEAGKMPSAASVNNHSVWDSAGVTA